CGTCCACATGGGAAATTTTCGTAGACCGTTACAAGCCGAGAGGTATAGAGCGGCTGCCCGACGATGATTTCCGGCCCATCCGTATCATTACGGCAGACACCCATTTGAAAGTACTCGGTCGAGGTGCGCGTGAGGCCTTTATAGGTCAGCGACATATCGACGATATGGTTTGCATACCACGGACACGGGTTGTTCGAGTGGTAGCGGAGCGTGCAATGCTCCGAGGTAACGAGTTCGCCGAGTTGCTTCATGACCGGGGACCAGTCGTTCGAGTCCTGCGCCTGGTAATACACTCCTCCGGTCGAATGGGCAAGCGCAACGTTATGCGGCGAATTATCGGAGCCCACCTCCATCACATAGAGCGTGATATGGTTTGCTTCGAATAGACTGTCGTACTTCGCAAAATCGAGAATAGCGTCGTCGGTGACCAATACGATTGCCTTGTGCTGAAAGGGTTGATATTCAAGCATCGACATTGCTTTATCGATTGCATGGTCAACATACGTCCCCCCGAAATACGGTTGGAGCGCTAACGCATCGCCGAACGCTTGCGAATCGGCCGCATTCCCTCCGAGGAAAAAACCGGTCGGGTGCGACGGACTCGGATAGACGCCGTTGATGGAGTCGTTGAATGTAATGAGTGCGTAGCGAGACGGTGCTTGTAACTGCGAAATACACGGTCCGAATGCCTGGAAGAATTTATAGGATAGATCGAATCCGTCACCCACACTCGAACGCATCGACGTACTGACATCGACGCAGAAGGCAACCGCTGCGGTGTTCGATTCATCGCAGTCAAGCAATTCCGGCGTCATTGGGACGCCATCTTCATTGATCGTAATATCGGATGGAAGTACGCCGGGAGTAGGGACGGAGCCGTTATAGCTGGCCGTCATGTGGAAGCGAACGATCGGATACGCCTCCACCTTCGGGGTGGAAGTAATAAAGTTCAAACGCTGAGCGCGGGTCGGAAGCACAAATAGTGCAAACGATCCGAGAATAAAGAGTAACCTACTGAGAATGTTAGGGTTGCGTTTCACGGTCACACTCACACACAAAACATGCTTCTTTCCCGGGGGTGGGCACACACACAATTGACAACAGAAAAAGGGGGTGTGAGTTTCAACAAACTTCACCCCAAAATCCGACAGATCAGCCGACAAAACGGAGTCGCAGTTGCACGATCTCCGCATCGTTACCAACCTTGGTCGGCGGTCCCCATGTGCCAACCCCGCTTGATACATAGAGATGCGTCTTCCCTTTTCGCTTGTATCCCCAATCAAGTTCGTACACACGTCGAGTAATAAAATTCAACGGCCATAACTGACCACGATGCGTATGTCCCGATACTTGCAGATCGACACCGTTCTCGACCGGTTCGTGCAGTTTCGCGGGTTGGTGATCCATCAGGAGGATCGGTTTCGATCGATCGACGGCTTCGAGCAGTTCACGAAGCGGCTTGCGATGTTTGCCCGCCGAACGATCCTCGCGACCGACGATCACAACACCTGCGATTTCACGAATTTCATCCCGGAGCAGATCAACGTCGTGTGCACGAATGTAATCGACCGCTTCCTCGACACCGCCGATGTATTCGTGATTCCCCGTTACACCGTATACACCATACTTCGCACGTAACTCTTTGAGTACTTTACCCAGATCCTGCTTGACGACGGGTTCGACCTCACTATCAATGATATCGCCGGGTAGTAGGATAACATCCGGCTTGAGCGAGTTGATGGCCTCAACGATCCTTCTCGTCGGCTTGCGGCCGATAAGTGTGCCGAGATGGATGTCACTCGCCATCACAATATTCAGCGTTGGCGCGACCGCATTGGGCTTCTCTATTTCCAAATCGAATGACTTGATCTTGATGCGCTTCGCGTTCCAGTACCCATATCCGATGACCGCAAATACAATCAGGTTTACCGCAGCGAAGACCCATAGTTTGAGCATCGGGTACATCATTGCATCTGTGCCAAACATTCCGATCAACCGCCCACCTCCTCGAACGACATCGAGGAGCACGATCGAGAGGAAATAATACAATATGAACGCAAACCAGAAGGATCCGACCCAGATGAGAATATCCGTAAACAGTGACACTTTTCGCCGCTCGACAAACTTCCCAACGATGTAGCTTAACGAGATCGGCAGAAACAGTGCGAGATAGTATGGCCGAGCGGTAGATACTACTTCTAATGCTTGCCAACCACGTATGAAGATATAATAATTGATAAGCCCGTAGAGGCTGAAAAACACTGAAAAAAAGATCGCAATCGCTCGTTTATTCATCGCAATAATTACTTCCTTCCGATACCAGCTTGAACTGCCCGATACATACCTATTAACTACATTACGAATTCTGCCCGAAAATGTTTTGAATCACTATACGTTACAGCGAGCCTTGGTATAGATACGACATGGACGATGACTGACATCTTCGTCTCATACTCGGGCCACGACCCCAATCGAACGAGGGAAATTGCCGATCGACTTCGCACGTATGGCGCAGGCTTTTGGACGCGCACACAGCTTCTAACATCACACCTCGACATGCCCGTAGCGAAGCACGAGTTTCGAGTTACCGAAAGCGTGACTCAATGCAGAGTATGTACGGAAACGTTAGTTGCTGCGGTGACGAAGCGGCGTCTTCAAGCGTCGTGTATCTCTTCATCTTACATTTTACATCTTACATTTTACATTCTCGATAGATCGTCGTGAAGTGAAGCGTCACGCCGCGACACCAAGCGTCACCCCCTGCTCAACTGCGTTGTCCGCAACAACATCGTCCACCACACGCGCAGGCCGCTCGATCTCTTTGAGGAACGACGTAAGCGTTTTGCCACGGATCGGATTCTCGCGCGTCGGCCACGGGACGGGCAGCTCATGGCTCTCCTCCGTGATGAAGTTAATCATTTGTGAGCCGGGATTGACGGCATCCTCTTCGACGATTGCGATACTGCGTCCGAAGTTGCATTCATCGTCTACATAAATGACCTTCTCTTTTTGAGGCTTGGTAGTTGTTTCAATACGAGTAATCGGCTTCGGCTCTACTGCAGGTTCATCCTGTTCTGCATCAAGCGGCCTCTCACGAATGTCGAAGACACCATCGGCGAGGCCGGCGAGCTTTCCGATCCCGCCGATCTGCACTTTCATCACCGTCGGCACCGCGCTGCGAAACTGCGCGAAGACGACCACCTGCACGCCGTCTTCGACCACCCATCGCCGAAGCATTGAGACAACCCGATTTCGCGTGCGGTAGTCCTCGGCCGAGAACTCCCAGGAGTTGATCACCACGGTGCGGACCGCATGTTTCCCAAAGAACATGGCTCGGACTTCCTCATCGACAGCGGACAGGCTCCCGCGAGTAAGTGTACGGCAATCCATCCCTTGCTCATCGCGATAGCGAAACTCCGGACCGATCACCTCTTTCCCGCGCTGACCGAGTACTTGAGCCGACTGCACCGTATTGATATACAGCACACGCCGCCCGTACGTCTGCTCGGACTGCAAACGCCGAGCCAGTACCAGGCTCGAATCTATGTTCTCGCCGATAGAATCGCCGATGATGAGCACCAAGTTCTTTTGGTTGAGAGCTAATGAGTTAATGACAGATGATGTATTCATAGTTGTTAATTAGGACATATTAAAGCAAACTAATCAACACTAATAGCGGATAATTATTCATATAAAATGCCAACGAACGCAAAATTTAATATTGCGAGCACCTGTGTAATGACTTTCCATTCCATTTTCGGCGTACTGGGAGGCACGTTCAACATTCGAGCGACGCACGACTGAAAGCCCCTCCCCGACCCTCCCGTAACGGAAGGGGTTGGAGGAACGCGCATTCGAAGCACCACCCTTGCCAAATGATCTCACCACGAAGTAGCTCCGACTTCAGTCGGAGCAAGTCGGGGTGTGCGAACACTCAAGGTCGAGCCGTTACTTCCAAAAGTAACTCACTCGCATGACACCATCCGGCGTGACACCGCCGGTATCGACGTTGAAATAGATCGAGAGTGAATCTTTGGGGTTCGTGGTATAGAGCACAAATCCGGCACTCCAATGCGTATTCTGGAAGGCATACATATATGGGTTGCCTGAGGTGGACTCATGTCCCCATACCGAATCGCGGGTAATCGTTGTTTGGCCGTTACGAACCATCGTATCGTATTGCACGGCGCTGAAGAGTTCGTCCGAACGATACACATAGAGCACGTCATGTCCTTTGCCAAGCGAGGTGACGACAGAGTCGAACGCCTCGAATTGAGTAATGCCGTGATAGACGATTGGGACAGAGTTGGTACCGCTACCGGGTGCATTGCTGCTGGAACATCCATAGAGAATGACACCGAGCACGAGGAACAGTGCGAGTCTTGAAGCGAGGTTCATAGACGTACGATGATGATGGTTGAAGGAGCGGACGTTTTGGGGAATGCCGTCGTCTTTACCCCAACGGATATAGTTGCTTTTGGTTTCGGTCGGGTTCAGTTTGAACGGTTCAAGAAAACGTCATTCTGAGCGAAGCGAAGAATCCCTTGATGAAACACAGTAGCCCCCCCATTGAACCACTCAACCATCCGTCATTCTGAGCAACGCGAAGAATCCCTTGATGAAACCCTGCAAGGCTCCGCCGAAGTGATTCTTCGCGGAGTTTACACTGAGCGAAGCGAACGTGCTCAGAATGACCGTTGGTACGGAGCACTCCCCTGCAAAACAAATCGGAACCCTCTTCGTATGAAATCCTTTGTACCACTTCTACGCCAACCAGACTATAGATGAAACGACTCTTTTCGATGCTTGCAGTGCTCGCAAGCCTGTTCCTTGCAACAACTTCCTTCGCACAAGCCGGCAAGGACAACCTACTTCAGATCTTACGTCAGGAACTCGACCGCGAGAACGCAGTACTCTCAAAACAACCGGTCGCGCCATACTTCATCAGTTATAATCTCGGCGAGGATCAGCAGGTCTCGATGACGGCAAGTTTCGGCTCGCTGCTGAGCTCGACCGAAAACAAGAACCGCACCATCCTCATCGATCTGCGCGTCGGCGACTATGCGCTCGACAATACCCACCAGATTCGTGGCGGTGGCGGCATCTTCGGCGGCGGCGGATTTGCTGCAGCCAATTCGCGTCAGGCTCCGATCGAGAACGATCCGGAAGCCATGAAAGTAAGCCTCTGGCGCGAGACCGATGCGGCATACAAAGCAGCCAAAGAGCGTCTTGAACAAGTCAAGACGAATAAGACCGTGAAAGTCGAGGAAGAAGATACGTCCGCCGATTTCTCGCGTCCCGTCGGCGATCCGGCAAAGCTCTACGAGCCGCCGGTGGATATGTCGGACTATTTCAAGAACCGTGCAGAGTGGGAGCAGCGCCTCCGTCAATTCTCCGGGGTCTTCAAAGGGCAGCCGAATATCTACGAAGCAAAAGCTGTGCTGACGGCGAGCATCGTCCGCAAGTACTTCGTCTCGACCGAAGGCGCCGAGATGGCTTCGAACCAGATCTATTGCCGCCTGATGATCCTTGCGATGACCAAGGCCGACGACGGCATGGAACTGCCGCTCTACAAGAGCTACTTCGCACTCAAGCCGGAAGATCTGCCCTCACCCGAGACGGTGCTGGCCGATACGAAGGAAATGCTCTCGACGCTTGAGAAGATGCGCACTGCGCCGATCGTGGATCCGTACACGGGTCCGGCAATCTTAAGCGGCGGGGCTTCGGGCGTGTTCTTTCATGAGATCTTCGGCCACCGCATCGAGGGCCATCGTCAAAAGAATGTCAACGAGGGCCAGACGTTCAAGAAGAAAGTCGGCCAGGAGATTCTGCCGAAGTTCTTGTCGGTCTATTTCGATCCGCTGCAACAGACATACGCCGGTTCGCAGCTCATGGGCTGCTACAAGTTCGACGACGAAGGCACGAAGGCTCGCCGCGTGGATGTCGTCGATGACGGTATCTTCAAGAACTTTCTGATGGGCCGCTCGCCCATCGACGGCTTCCCCGAATCGAACGGTCACGGCCGCGCTTCCCCGGGCAAGCGTCCGGTCGCACGACAATCGAATCTGATCGTGACCGCCAAGAATACGGTCTCGGAAGATTCGCTCCGACAGATGCTCATCGCCGAGTGTAAAAAACAAGGCAAGCCATACGGCTTGTACTTCCAACAGGTCGAAGGCGGCTTTACGCTCACGGGCCGCACGATTCCGAACTCGTTCAACGTCCTGCCGATTCTAGTCTATCGCGTCTATGCCGACGGCAGACCCGACGAACTCGTGCGCGGCGTCGATCTGATCGGCACGCCGCTTGCGACGTTCGAGCGGATCATCGCCGCCAGCAACAAGCCCGAGACGTTCAACGGCGTCTGCGGAGCGGAATCCGGCTGGGTGCCGGTTAGCGCCAGCGCACCGAGTCTGCTTGTGCGCGAGATCGAAGTCCAGAAAAAGGATAAGTCGCAGGAGCGCCTGCCGATCCTTTCCGCCCCCGATGTACATACCAACTAAGCAACCGATCAGCGATTTTCAACGCACGATGACCACGATCACCATGCATACTACCCGCCGCACGTTCGCCTTCGCACTCGTTGCAGCGACACTCCTGGCTCCGCTCGCGTCGATGGCGCAGCGCATGAAGCCTGAAGCGATTTCCGTCATCGAGCGCGCCATGACCGACGAGCTCAAACGCTCGCAGGAGAAGCTCCATCTTTCGGGACTTGTCGATCCGTTCTTTATCTCGTATACCGCAGACGATAACGAGCAAGTGAATATTGCCGCGTCGTTCGGAGCGCTCACTCGTTCGAACCAGAATCATAACCGCGCACTCGGACTTCGGTTGCTCGTCAATAATTATCAGTTCAACGACGAGAACTTCAACGATGCGTCGAGCATGTTCGGCGGCGGCGGTGCGTCGAGCGATATGAATCTGCCGCTCGACGATGACTATAATCTTGTCCGCCGCGGTTTCTGGCTTGCGACCGATAACCTCTTCAAAGACGCCAACGAGACGTTCACCAAAAAGAAAGCCGCGCTCGAACGCAAGCAGCTTTCCGATGAAGACCGCAATCTGCCGGACTTTTCCAAAGCCCCGAAGGTGGAAGTACTCGAAGAGCCAATCCCCTTCAATGCGAACGTCCCCGCGCTCGAAGCGTTGGTGAAGAAGCTCTCGGCCGTCTTCCTCCAATATAAGGCGATACAAAATTGCAGTGTCACGCTCTCGTACTCGAACAGTTATTCGATCATGATGAACTCGGAAGGCTCGCATACGCGTACGCCGCAGTCCGAGTGCGATCTCAACGTTCAGGCGACGGCTCAGGCCGAGGACGACGGCGAACCGCTTTCGTTAGCGTTCACCGTCAGCGAACTCTCACCGGCAACAATGCCGTCCGAAGCCGCGCTCCTGGATCGGACGGAAAAGCTCGCGAAGAACCTCGCCGCACTTGCAGCGTCGAAGAAGTTCGACGGCAAAGAATATAGCGGCCCCGTTCTGTTCGAAGACGGCGCCGGCACCGATTTTATTTCCGAGCAAATCATCTCGAAGTTTTCTGCCAAGCGTGAGGATGTCCTCGGCGGCGGCGATGTGTTTTTCATGACCGGTGCAAAAGGACCGACCTTTCAGAAGAAGCTCGACACCAGAGTACTGCCCGCATCGGTCTCTGTCATCGACGATCCGAATCCAAACGCCAAGAAAGCGCCCGAGTGGCTGCTCTCCGCTCTTGGCCGCTATTCGGTCGATGAAGAAGGGATCGTCCCGGGCCGACTCGAACTCGTCAAGGACGGAATACTCAAAACCCTCTACATGACCCGCACGCCCACGAAGGAAGTGAAAGAACCGAACGGTCATGCTCGCCCCGGCGCTGGAGGTGGCGGCGGTACGCTGGCAGGCGCCGGTATCGTCGAGCTGACCGACTCGAAGGCAAAGAAAACGTCGGAGCTTCGCAGCGAAATGTTCAAGATCGCAAAAGAGGACGGATACAATTTCGGCATCGTCGTTCGCTCGACGCAGTCCGGACTGTTGAACTTCACCGAAGGCCTTAGCAACGTCAGCGACTTGATGGAAGGTGCAAAGTCGATTCGTCCGTCGCTCGTGTACAAAGTCTATCCCGACGGCAAAGAAGAACTGCTGCGAGGTGTCGAAATCGGCTTCCCGACGATCCGCGACCTCAAAGAGTTGAAGTTCTCGTCTGAGCGCAGCATCCGTAACGTTCAGCTGCCTGCCGGCTCGGGCGCAGGGCTCTTCGGCTTTGCGAGCAAAGTCCCGGCCACGCTCATCGCGCCGAATGCAATTCTCGCGACCGAACTCGAAGTCCACAAAAAGCAGTCGCAAGCCTTCCCGATCAAACCGATCGTGACGAAGCCGTAAGGACTTGCCGTCATTCCGAGTGAAATGAGGAATCCCCTGAAATGTGCCGCAAGCTTCGGGCAGACTTCAGGGGATTTCTCGTATTGATCGCTATGACATACGGCGGGCTTCACACTCTTCCGATCACGGCAAACATCCTTCCCGAACGTTTGCCGTCGCGGCGATAGGAGTGGAGCGCATCGTCGCCGATCGTGCAGCGCGGAGAAATCTCGATATGCTCCTGAAGCAACCCGGCAATGAGCAGTTGATCGCGATTGGCTTTCTTCACATCGAGCATACACTTCCCGTTCGGCATCTCGGTATAATAGCTCTTTTCGAAGAGTGTCGCAACTTCCGAACCGACTTCATATCGCTCGCCCGACGCCGACGCGCCGATGAACGCACGGATATGCTCCGCCTCGGCGCCGAGCTCGATCATTCTGCGAACCGTTGCTAATGCGATAAGCTGCTCCGTCCCGCGCCAACCGGCATGCACGGCTGCTATGATATTCGTGACGGGATCGTGTAAGAGTACCGGCGTACAATCGGCAATGCTTACGGCAAGAAAGACCCCTTGCTCGCTCGTAACCAGCGCATCGGAGTTGGGCACAATGCCTTCGCTGCCACTGACCATTGTGACGTTCGCACTATGTATTTGATTCTGATATACTATCCGCGAATCCGAGGGAATGCCGATATGCAAGTAGAAGCGCCGACGATTCTCCAGCACATTCTCCAACTCGTCGCCGACATGGCTCGACAGGTTCAGGCCGTACGGTAATGGCGACACGCCGCCCTCGCGGGTACTTTGTGCAGCGACGATGCCGTCTGCAAAGATAGTAGGGATGATCGGCCGGAGCTCGTTACTCAGTGACATATAATTTGCGTCGGTTCTTTTCTGCTTCTTTCCGTTTGTACTTCGGCCGTTCGACGAGATAGGTTTTTAAAATCTCTGTCACCGTATGAAAATCTTCGAACGGATGATACGGGATGCCTTTGCGTCCGCAAAAACCTCGAAGCATATCGCGGGCAAAGACGACGTCCGCAATGTCGATCGGACAAACATCCGAGTACCCATCGCCGATATACACGATCGTATCCTCATCCGCACTGGTCGTCGCAATGGCCCCGCACTTGCACGCGCCGCAGCGCCAGCACGACTCGCGTCCGTTATCGAACGCGACCGAGAGCGTACCTGAATCCGTAAGCTCGACCGTATTTGCATAGAACGGGATGTCGAGCCCGTTGCGCTCCAGGATCGGTCGAATGTACATACTAAACCCATCGCTGACAATTCGGATCTCGATGCCCTGCTGTCGGCAGAAGTGCACAAATTCTAAAAACCCCTCACGCAACGGCTGCGCGCCGAACATCTCGGCGAATATAGCGGGATCGCCATTCTCGACGGTCGCACAGGCCTCGGCAATACACTGTGCGGCTGTGTACTCGCCTGTATTGAGCTTCTGCCAAACCGTAAATGCATTCGGCTTCCCGAACGTACGGAAAAGAGAATCCCAGACGTCGTTCACCGTTACGGTCGCGTCGAAGTCGCAATAGATACGGTACATTCGGTAGTCGTAATCAGTCGTTCGTAATTCGTAATCAGTAACGTCATTCTGAGCACGTTCGCTTCGCTCAGTGTAAACTCCGCGAAGAATCCCTTCAGCGCAGCCACAGCATCCCAAGAATGGTGGCACGGACTCTTAGTCCGTGCTCTTTCGGCGGCCACGAACTTTCGATCTTGCCCCGAAGCCCGCCCACGAATACATTCGTGGGCTACGTCTGTGGCCGTCCTGCCGGACTCTATGCGGCGAAGCCGCAGCATGCCCAAGGCCGGTGGCACGGACTCTTAGTCCGTGCTCTTTCGGCAGCCACGAACAGTGGGTTCGCCCCGAACCCCGCCCACGAATGAATTCGTGGGCTACGAACGTGGCCGTCCTGCCGGACTCAATGCGCAAAGACGCAATGCCCTTTCTCCACCCGTCATTCTGAGCGAAGCGAAGAATCCCTTCAGCGGAGCCGCAGCATACCGACGCCAGCAGGACGGACTCTCAGTCCGTCCCCGTTTCGGTCTGCACGAACCGTTGAGGCAACCCCGAAGGGATTCTTCGCTTCGCTCAGAATGACGTCGTAGTAAAGCGTGCATACGGAGCTTCCTCCCCCTGCGGTCTGCTCGCACTCCGCGTGCAGTATCTTTGTTCGATAATCTTCACGCTCAAACTTCGTATGGCCGAACGCGAAAAACCGTTGTTGCTGCTTATTGACGGCATGGCACTTGCCTACCGCTCCTATTTTGCCTTTATCTCTCGTCCGTTGACGAATTCCAAAGGCCAGAACACCAGTGCCGTGTTCGGCTTCATGACCGGCCTGCATCAGGCGCTCGAAATGCATAAGCCGGATTACGCGGCCGTTTGTTTCGACACGCCGCAGCCGACATTCCGCCACGAGATGTACAAAGAGTACAAAGCGACACGCGAGGCAATGCCGGAAGATATGCGTCCGCAGATTAAAGAGATCAAAGAGCTCACGCAGGCATACAAAATTCCGTTACTCGAACTCAGCGGCTACGAAGCCGACGATCTCATCGGTACGCTCTCGCTCATGGCCGATAAGAACAAGATCGAAACGGTTATCATCACCCCCGACAAAGACTTTTGCCAGCTCGTTTCCAAGCATGTAAAGTTACTGCGCCCGAAGGACGCCAATACGCTCGACCTCATGGACGAAAAAGCCGTCGAAGAGAAGTACGGCTTGAAACCCGAACAGTTCATCGACTATCTCGCGCTTGTCGGCGATACGAGCGATAATATTCCGGGCGTCAAAGGCGTGGGCGAAAAGACCGCCACTCCGCTGATCCAAGAATACGGCGATCTCGACGGCGTGTATACACACCTCGACAAGATCACGAAGAAAGCGCTCAAGGAAAAGCTGACGAACGACAAAGAGAACGCGTACCTTTCGCGCACACTCGCGACGATCAA
This Bacteroidota bacterium DNA region includes the following protein-coding sequences:
- a CDS encoding metallophosphoesterase, encoding MNKRAIAIFFSVFFSLYGLINYYIFIRGWQALEVVSTARPYYLALFLPISLSYIVGKFVERRKVSLFTDILIWVGSFWFAFILYYFLSIVLLDVVRGGGRLIGMFGTDAMMYPMLKLWVFAAVNLIVFAVIGYGYWNAKRIKIKSFDLEIEKPNAVAPTLNIVMASDIHLGTLIGRKPTRRIVEAINSLKPDVILLPGDIIDSEVEPVVKQDLGKVLKELRAKYGVYGVTGNHEYIGGVEEAVDYIRAHDVDLLRDEIREIAGVVIVGREDRSAGKHRKPLRELLEAVDRSKPILLMDHQPAKLHEPVENGVDLQVSGHTHRGQLWPLNFITRRVYELDWGYKRKGKTHLYVSSGVGTWGPPTKVGNDAEIVQLRLRFVG
- the pgeF gene encoding peptidoglycan editing factor PgeF, whose translation is MSLSNELRPIIPTIFADGIVAAQSTREGGVSPLPYGLNLSSHVGDELENVLENRRRFYLHIGIPSDSRIVYQNQIHSANVTMVSGSEGIVPNSDALVTSEQGVFLAVSIADCTPVLLHDPVTNIIAAVHAGWRGTEQLIALATVRRMIELGAEAEHIRAFIGASASGERYEVGSEVATLFEKSYYTEMPNGKCMLDVKKANRDQLLIAGLLQEHIEISPRCTIGDDALHSYRRDGKRSGRMFAVIGRV
- a CDS encoding MtnX-like HAD-IB family phosphatase; protein product: MYRIYCDFDATVTVNDVWDSLFRTFGKPNAFTVWQKLNTGEYTAAQCIAEACATVENGDPAIFAEMFGAQPLREGFLEFVHFCRQQGIEIRIVSDGFSMYIRPILERNGLDIPFYANTVELTDSGTLSVAFDNGRESCWRCGACKCGAIATTSADEDTIVYIGDGYSDVCPIDIADVVFARDMLRGFCGRKGIPYHPFEDFHTVTEILKTYLVERPKYKRKEAEKNRRKLYVTE